In a genomic window of Wyeomyia smithii strain HCP4-BCI-WySm-NY-G18 chromosome 1, ASM2978416v1, whole genome shotgun sequence:
- the LOC129717216 gene encoding uncharacterized protein LOC129717216, with protein sequence MTFGACCSPSTAQYVKNTHAAKYEQEYPAAVEAIVKRHYVDDKLLSVELESQAIQLSKEVKKIHASAGFEIRNWTTNSPAVLKAMHEPTIEEKNLSGENSFEKILGLWWDTSSDCFTFKISPRIDKLLLSGRRRPTKREVLRTLMMVFDPLGLIGHFLMVLKTLLREIWRASIDWDDIIDDSHLSKWTTWCSALPEITTVKIPRCYRMVTSTADSTTIQLHIFVDASETGYAAIAYLRYQEGTVVECSLVSSKTKVSPLKYLSIPRSELQAAVIGVRLAETVSKSLSIRVKERFFWTDSKDVLCWLKSDHRRYNQYVAFRVSEILEASDIREWNWISTKQNVADEGTKWKGRPDLSASSRWFQGPAFLRKSPGDWPISDNHIGSTTEELRPHLLYHTRIEESVINFNRFSDWQKLLRCTARVFRWVHNMRRNKKERRDGPLKQEELIEAECYLFRVAPASTYIDEIAILSRNSNESTPNKSIPRGSQLYQQCAFLDTNSVLRVRGRTQACPFIASDAAQPIILPRNHPVTQLIIFDYHKRFNHQNHETTINEIRQRFRIFRLKAIYNNIRKECQECKNTRALPQPPAMSDLPPQRLAAFTRPFTYMGLDYFGPMTVSIGRRTEKRWGVLATCLTTRAIHLEIAHTLTTDSCILAIRNIMARRGVPATIFSDRGTNFQGSSKELREALRTVNQEQLVKEFTTPDTEWTFIPPASPHMGGAWERLIRSVKSNLCKLQWRRLPTDEVLNSTLLEIENVINSRPLTNIPLEDDESPVLTPNHFLLGSSNGLKAWVPYDDNPVVLRNSWKQSQLIANEFWRWWLRDYLPVITRRTKWFTKAKPIEIGDVVVIADPKGPRNSWPLGRIIGVKSGADGQVRSATVQTNQGIYERPAVKLAVLDVGVKD encoded by the coding sequence ATGACATTTGGAGCCTGCTGCTCACCAAGTACCGCTCAGTACGTAAAAAATACTCATGCGGCGAAATATGAACAAGAATATCCTGCTGCCGTCGAAGCAATCGTAAAGAGACATTATGTCGACGACAAGCTTCTAAGTGTAGAATTGGAATCACAAGCGATTCAACTGTCGAAAGAGGTTAAAAAGATACACGCGTCGGCCGGATTTGAAATCCGCAATTGGACAACGAACTCACCAGCAGTTCTGAAAGCGATGCACGAGCCAACAATAGAGGAGAAAAACCTAAGCGGTGAAAATTcattcgaaaagattctcgggCTATGGTGGGACACCTCATCAGATTGTTTTACGTTTAAAATTTCACCTCGCATAGACAAGCTTCTACTATCTGGACGACGTCGACCAACTAAACGGGAGGTCCTTCGAACTCTCATGATGGTGTTCGACCCGCTAGGGCTCATAGGGCACTTTCTAATGGTTTTAAAAACACTCCTTCGAGAAATCTGGCGCGCTTCGATCGACTGGGACGACATAATCGATGACTCACACCTTAGCAAGTGGACAACGTGGTGTTCAGCACTACCAGAAATAACAACCGTGAAAATTCCTCGTTGCTACCGAATGGTGACGTCTACAGCCGACAGTACAACGATCCAGCTACATATATTCGTAGATGCGAGTGAGACTGGCTACGCCGCTATCGCTTACTTGAGATATCAGGAAGGAACCGTCGTCGAATGCTCCCTAGTTAGCTCTAAAACAAAAGTTTCGCCTTTGAAATATCTGTCAATCCCGCGCTCTGAGCTGCAAGCTGCGGTTATCGGCGTTAGACTTGCGGAAACCGTTTCTAAATCATTGTCCATTAGAGTGAAGGAACGCTTCTTTTGGACGGACTCGAAGGACGTACTATGCTGGCTGAAATCCGACCATCGGCGCTATAACCAGTACGTCGCGTTCAGAGTTAGCGAGATACTGGAGGCATCTGATATACGCGAATGGAACTGGATATCGACCAAACAGAATGTCGCGGACGAGGGAACAAAGTGGAAAGGCCGTCCGGATTTGTCCGCCTCTAGTCGCTGGTTCCAGGGACCAGCGTTCCTACGGAAATCACCCGGAGACTGGCCCATTTCAGATAATCATATTGGCAGTACAACCGAAGAACTTCGTCCTCACTTACTGTATCACACCAGGATCGAAGAATCAGTTATTAATTTTAATCGCTTCTCAGATTGGCAGAAGTTACTACGTTGTACCGCTCGTGTTTTTCGCTGGGTGCACAACATGAGGCGTAACAAGAAGGAACGAAGAGATGGACCACTCAAACAAGAAGAACTAATCGAAGCTGAATGTTATCTGTTTCGCGTAGCGCCGGCATCAACCTACATCGACGAAATCGCCATCCTCTCCAGAAACTCAAATGAAAGCACTCCTAACAAGTCAATACCTAGAGGCAGCCAGCTTTACCAACAGTGCGCATTCCTAGACACTAACAGTGTGCTAAGAGTTCGTGGTAGAACACAAGCCTGTCCTTTTATCGCCAGCGACGCCGCTCAACCGATAATCCTTCCGCGAAACCATCCAGTCACCCAACTCATCATTTTCGACTACCACAAGCGGTTCAACCATCAAAATCATGAAACAACAATAAATGAGATACGGCAGCGCTTTCGTATTTTCAGACTTAAAGCCATATACAACAATATCCGCAAAGAATGTCAAGAATGTAAAAACACTCGTGCCTTACCTCAACCGCCAGCAATGAGCGACTTACCTCCACAACGACTCGCTGCATTTACTAGACCGTTTACATACATGGGGTTGGACTATTTCGGTCCCATGACTGTAAGCATCGGAAGGCGAACCGAAAAACGGTGGGGGGTTCTTGCCACTTGCCTTACAACTCGCGCTATCCACCTAGAAATAGCTCACACACTGACGACCGATTCGTGCATCCTAGCGATACGCAATATTATGGCTAGAAGAGGCGTGCCAGCCACTATCTTCAGCGACAGAGGCACGAACTTTCAGGGAAGTAGCAAAGAATTACGAGAAGCTTTGAGAACCGTGAACCAAGAGCAACTTGTAAAAGAATTCACGACACCAGACACAGAATGGACCTTCATCCCACCGGCTTCACCACACATGGGGGGCGCATGGGAGCGCTTAATCCGTAGCGTTAAGTCTAATCTCTGTAAACTGCAATGGAGAAGGCTCCCGACTGACGAAGTACTTAATAGCACGCTCCTGGAGATAGAAAACGTGATCAACTCACGGCCACTGACAAACATCCCTTTGGAAGACGACGAATCACCGGTTTTAACACCTAACCATTTCTTGTTGGGATCATCAAACGGACTTAAGGCATGGGTACCGTATGACGACAATCCTGTGGTACTTCGAAATAGCTGGAAACAGTCACAACTGATAGCCAACGAATTCTGGCGATGGTGGCTGAGAGATTACTTACCCGTTATCACTCGACGCACCAAGTGGTTTACCAAGGCAAAACCAATCGAGATAGGCGACGTTGTAGTCATCGCGGACCCAAAGGGTCCCCGTAATAGCTGGCCATTGGGACGAATAATCGGAGTGAAATCAGGAGCAGACGGGCAAGTAAGAAGCGCCACAGTGCAAACCAACCAGGGCATATACGAGAGACCAGCGGTGAAGCTCGCCGTACTCGACGTGGGCGTCAAGGACTAA